From a region of the Megalops cyprinoides isolate fMegCyp1 chromosome 13, fMegCyp1.pri, whole genome shotgun sequence genome:
- the LOC118788402 gene encoding protein preY, mitochondrial-like, which translates to MLQNAGRRVISIFRSFQKGSSYVSLSQGVRPLQVPSARTLTDDVKDSPERQLFDTSLLEFLVCPLSKKPLRYEEKTNELINDELGIAYPILDGIPNMIPQDARLIRKDVGKKEEPTEA; encoded by the exons ATGTTGCAGAATGCCGGCAGACGGGTAATTTCAATATTTCGCAGCTTTCAGAAAGGGAGTAGTTATGTGTCTTTGTCACAAGGAGTCAGACCACTGCAGGTACCTTCAGCCAGGACGTTGACGGACGACGTGAAGGACAGTCCAGAGAGGCAGCTGTTTGATACTTCCTTACTGGAGTTTCTTGTTTGTCCACTATCAAAAAAGCCATTGAG GTACGAAGAGAAGACCAACGAACTGATTAACGACGAGCTTGGCATTGCATATCCTATCCTCGATGGCATTCCCAACATGATACCGCAAGATGCCAGGCTGATTCGTAAGGATGTAGGAAAAAAGGAGGAACCAACGGAAGCATAA
- the LOC118788403 gene encoding phosphatidylinositol N-acetylglucosaminyltransferase subunit Y, with protein sequence MVFSLSTVTVLVPIISLFGLFYSASVDENFPQGCTSTSSVCFYSLLLPVTIPVYVFFHLWKWMGIKLFRHN encoded by the coding sequence ATGGTATTTTCACTCTCCACTGTGACCGTGCTGGTTCCAATCATCTCTCTGTTTGGACTTTTCTATTCTGCAAGTGTGGATGAGAATTTCCCCCAGGGATGCACCAGTACTAGCAGTGTGTGCTTCTATAGCCTCCTGCTACCAGTCACCATCCCAGTCTATGTGTTTTTCCACTTGTGGAAATGGATGGGAATCAAACTGTTCAGACATAATTAG